The stretch of DNA CGCAGCGGTGAATGTGCCGAGAAAGGTATCGGGGTTCATTGGATCACCATGAATAATTCAGTTCCTTTACCTGTGTCCCAAATCTGGACTATTAGTTCTAGGAACTATTTCTTGGCTTGGTATAATGTAATGGATATACGAAAATCCGCCTCCTGGACCCGCAGGCTGAAGCTGCGCCATCTCGAAATCTTCTCTAGCCTCGTGGTTGCGGGCAACCAGTCGGCAGCGGCCGACAAGCTGAACATGACCCAGCCGACCCTGTCCAAATGGCTGCGCGAGCTGGAGCAGGACATTGGCGCGCAGCTCTTTGTGCGTGGCAAGACGCTGCGCCTCACCTCCTTGGGCGCCGAATTCCTGTTGTTTGCCGAACATGTGCTGGGCGAGGCGGAAAATGTCTCGGAAGTGCTGCAGGACATGCGCGCCGGGCGGGCCGGGCGGGTGCGGATCGGCGTGCTGCATGCGGTGGTGTCGGATTTGGTGCCGACGGCAATCCTGAAATTCCGCGAGAGCGCGCCCAAGGTGCGGATCACCGTGGTCGAGAATACCCTTGTACCCCTGCTTGATGCGCTGTTGCGGCGCGAGCTGGACGTGATCATCGGCCGTATTCAAGGAGCGGTACTGGAAGGGGTTAATGCCGAGGTTCTCTATGACGAGCAGGTGGTGGCCGTGGTGCGGGCCAGCCACCCGCTTCGCTTGTCGGCGCGGCCGAGCTGAGCGGCCGCCGGCAAGTTTCCCTGGCTGGTGGCGCCGCCGGGCACGCCGATGCGCACCCGGATGGAATCCGAGTTCGTCAATGCCGGGGTGCCGTTTCCCGACGAACTGCTGGAATCGCGATCGGTGATCGTGAACGAGACCCTGCTGCGCAATGCCGACATGATCACCCTGATGTCAAAAAACGTCGCGCGCTACTACACCCAGCATGGCGTGCTGACCGAGCTGGGCCTGCCGATGACCGGCGGGCTGGGCCCGATGGGGATGTATCTGGCCGATGAGAAACCGCGCCCCGCGGTGGGACGCTTTGCCGAGATCGTCCGCGAAATCGCCCAGCAATACGCGTCAAAATAATACCAAAAAGA from Leisingera thetidis encodes:
- a CDS encoding LysR family transcriptional regulator produces the protein MDIRKSASWTRRLKLRHLEIFSSLVVAGNQSAAADKLNMTQPTLSKWLRELEQDIGAQLFVRGKTLRLTSLGAEFLLFAEHVLGEAENVSEVLQDMRAGRAGRVRIGVLHAVVSDLVPTAILKFRESAPKVRITVVENTLVPLLDALLRRELDVIIGRIQGAVLEGVNAEVLYDEQVVAVVRASHPLRLSARPS